The segment AGTTCCGGCTTCGGCCGCGCCTTTGCCACGGCGGCAATTGCCGAAGGCCACCATGTCATCGGCACGGTCCGCAAACAGGCCGACCTTGCCGCCTTCACCGCCCTGTCCCCGGCACAGACCACCGGCATCATCCTTGATGTCACGGATTTTGACGCCATCCCCGGCGCGATCAGGCAGATCGAAACCGATATCGGCCCGATTGACGTTCTGATCAACAATGCCGGATATGGTCACGAAGGATTGCTTGAAGAATCCCCGCTTGCCGAACTCGAAGCCCAATTCCGGGTCAATGTGTTTGGCGCGGTCGCGATGATCAAGGCCGTCCTGCCCCATATGCGCCAACGCAGACGCGGCCATATCCTCAATGTCACCTCGATGGGCGGCTTCATCACCATGCCCGGCATTTCCTACTATTGCGGCAGCAAGTTCGCCCTCGAAGGCATCAGCGAAACACTGGCCAGCGAAGTCGCCGGGCTGGGCATTCACGTCACCGCGATTGAGCCGGGATCATTCCGCACCGACTGGGCCGGGCGTTCCATGGTCCGCTCCGACCGCAGTATTTCCGATTATGACACCCTGTTTGATCCGATCCGCGATGCCCGCCAGAAAAAAAGCGGCAATCAGGCCGGTGATCCTGCCAAGGCCGCAAAGGCGGTGATGGATATCCTGAATGTGCCCAACCCGCCGGTTCACCTTTTGCTGGGGCGCGATGCGCTGGGTCTGGTGCGTGAAAAGCTTGATCACCTTGGGCGCGAAATAGCCACTTGGGAACATCTCAGCACATCAACCGATTACGACGCCTGATTGCCAGCCCGGCTTCACGCCGCCAGCGCATTCACGCCATACCATGTCAGGCCCGCAATCCCGGTTGCCGTCACCCCGCCGACCAGAATCCCGGCGGCAATCGCCACCCCGTCCGACAGAATAAGCCCCAGCCCGACAACGACAAGGCACAGGGCCGGGATGCTATTCGCACCGGGAACCGGGATCGGGATGGCAATGATAAAGGCAATGACAAGACAGATCAGCCCGATAACCGGCATGCGTGGCCCCGGGACAAAAAACTGCCAACGATCCGACATCCGGTTTTCAAGCCAGATCAGCCGTGGCCGCATATGCCGGTAAAGCCCGCTCAGGCGACGGCGGCCAATCCTGCGGCGGCGCATCCAGTCAGGCAGATAAAGTTTTTTCCGCCCGATCACCAGTTGCAGCGCCAGAAACGCCAGCGGAATGGTCAGGATCGCGTTCGGTCCCGGTACCGGCACACAGGCAATCAGCGCAAACAGGACAATCAACGCCCCCTGGCTTTTTTCACCCATCGCATCAAACAGCGCGCCCAGGCTGATATCGGGGCTGATGTCATTTGCTTCGCCCTGCGCGGGCACCACACCGGAATCATCATTTAACATTGCATCAAAGATCGATGAAAGCCTTGCCCCGTCTTTGGGAAGCGGATCGTCGGTTCGTGTCATGATATTCCGTAACTGATTGCGATCACCCCTGATATGTCCAACGATTGTGATCAATCCGTGGCGATATGATGAAATGGCTGGCCGGGATACCCCTGCCTTTTCCCGGCTCAGATATATTGCGAATGCAGTCTGCCCATCTCGCGCCGGGCGAAAAAGCCGGTATGCTGTGTGGTTTTGATTTCTTCGGGACGCAGCCGGAATTCCCGGTCATAGACAAAGGCTCGGCTGGCCCCGATCACACCCTTTTCGGAACTGTAAACACCGATCACGATGATCTCGATCCGGCAATCGCGATCCCGGCCTAAGAATTTCTGTTCGTTATCGTCCGATGTTCTTGCGATCTGGCGGCGCACCCGGGCCAGCAGACGATTGACCGAACCAAGTTCGATACATTTCCCCGGCGGCAATGGCCCCTGCAGGGTAACATCGTCAAGCCGTTCGGAAAGCGCACGGCTTTCATCCATCCCGTCATGCGCCCCGTCCTCGTTCCGGGCATCATATCCCTCGCCGGGTTCGGCATCGGTGATAACCTGACAGACACGATCATTGCCGTTATCAATGCACAGCAAAACCGTTTCGATATGAATGGCTTCCTGGCTCATATTGCTGATCAGGAACCGCGCGGTTTGCGCATGATCAAGCAACTGGTTGATCACGATTTTGGGGCGTCTGGCCCGCCGATAGCTTTGAAAAAGCAGTTGGGCATAGAAAATCCAGACCAGCAATGTCGCAAAGCTGATCAGTATCTGAAGCATTGTGCCGTGCTGCTCTATCCATGCGATCATCGATACCTCGTCTAACGGTGGCGAAATGTGCAGGCTGCACGCGGGCCCTCGCGGCCCCGTTAACGAACGTATCAGCGGGCATTTTGTTTCAAACCGCGCCATGCCCAAACAAAAACGCCCCGGCCATGATTGGCACAGGGCGTTTTGCAGAACCTTTTGGCAACCGGTCTTAGGGGGCCGGCGGCAGGTCTTCTTCAAGGATCACGATATTCAGCGAATAGCTGACTTCGCCTTCGTCCTCGTCACGATGCACAACACCGACAAATTCGTCGCCAACGCGCATTTCAATCGGGTGGCCTTTGCGCTTGGGCGCATCGACGGCAATTTTCGGATTATCAAAAGTACGGCGCAGATAATCGGTAACGCGCGCGATTTCGGTCGGTGTCATGTAACTGGTCCCTTGCTTCTGTCAGGTCGGCTTTGGTCTCTTTGAACCGTGTTCGGGGCAAACGGCGCGGCATGCGCGCCAGCACGTCCCCCAACGGGTCTTGCGAAATAAATGACGGGCATTGTCCTTTCACAAACTGTGCCATGAAATCAACCCCGCTTGCGCAAAAAAGGGGCGTTTGACCCAAGTTTTTTGCCTTAACGCTTTCGGGCGATCCCGTTTTGCCCCTGCCGCGAAATGAATATCCCGTCTTTCCCTTTCCAGAACATGGGAAGGCTGTGGGTGAATGTCTAACGCATGACAATGGAATTTGTGCCCGATAAGCGGTTGCAATGCGGTGCGCCAAAGGCTAATCGGGTAATATGAGCAAGCAAACAGCATGTCCGGTTTTATACAGTTTCCGTCGCTGCCCCTATGCGATGCGCGCCCGCATGGCTCTGCTGGCCAGCGGGATGGATGTCGAACTGCGCGAAGTTGTCCTGCGCGACAAACCCCAATCCATGATCGATGCATCGCCCAAGGCCACCGTGCCCGTGCTGATCCTGCCCGATGGCAGCGTGATCGATGAAAGCCTTGAAATCATGGTCTGGGCGCTGGCGGAAAACGACCCGGAAAAATGGCTCGAACCCGAAAGCGGCACGCTCGAAGACATGCTGGCCCTGATTTCGCAAAATGATGGCCCGTTCAAACATCATCTCGACCGCTATAAATATTTCAACCGCTACGAGGATGCCGACCCGGCCGAACATCGCCGTGATGCCGAAAAAATCCTTAACCGGCTCGATGGTCGTCTGGCGGTTGGCAAATATCTGTTTGGCACCCGCCCGGCCCTGGCCGATTTTGCCATTGCGCCCTTTGTCCGCCAGTTCGCCAATACCGACAGGGATGCGTTTGACGCGGCCCCGTTTGTCCATCTGCAACGCTGGCTTGATGATTTCCTGAATTCCCGCTGGTTTGCGAACGCGATGGTCAAATATGACCAGTGGCACGAAGGCGACGAACCGGTGATTTTCAAAGCCGCCTGACGGGTCGCCGCCTGCCTGTTTCCATCTGATGAAAAAGCCGTCGTATAGTTATGCGCCCTGTTGCACAATCAGGGCGCGCAACAGGGTATGAATTTTACGGGATTATACTTCTGTTACCATTCACGGGCTGGTCATGGGGGGCGGCTTGTGATAGCAAGCGGGAAATCATCCCATAACGCTTCAGGACCGAGATTGATGGCCGATTATGATGTCAAGCCGCTGATAACGGCGGACGAAATTGCCACACAGATCGATGCGCTTGCCGCCAGGATCAATGAAAACTTCAAGGATACCGAAAAACTGATCGTTGTCGGTCTGCTGCGCGGATCGTTCGTTTTCATCGCCGATCTGGCCCGCAAACTGACCGTTCCGGTCGAAGTCGATTTCATGGTCGCCTCAAGCTACGGCGATTCCACCGAAAGCTCGCGCAATGTCCGCATCATCAAGGATCTTGATGGTCAGATCCGCGGCAAGGACGTGCTGCTGGTCGAAGACATCATCGATACCGGCTATACGCTTTCGGAAGTTGTCCGTTTGCTTAAAACCCGCGATCCGAACCGGCTTGAAATCTGCACGCTGCTGAACAAGCCATCGCGCCGCGAAGTCGAAATTCCGATCCATTATTGCGGCTTTGACATTCCCGATGAATTTGTCGTCGGCTATGGCATTGATTACGCTCAGGCCAACCGCAACCTGCCCTTTATCGGCACGGTGCATTTCCACGGCGAATAAGGCTTCGGCAATCTGAAATGAAAATGGCGGGAACCATATGGTTATCCCGCCATTTTTGTATCCGTTTCTGATGCTGGTGCTGGACGACCCGCATCGTCATTACCCGCCGTATTGGGAAAATCAAACGCGCCAAGATCGGACAAATCCCGCGCCAGCTTGTCCAGCCCCGCCTGCATGCGTTTCGGGTCGCCCTGCCCGGTGGCATAACCGGCGGATGCCGCATGGATCAGCATATCAAACAGCATCGCATCCTCGCTGCGTGCCGGTGCTTTTGCAGAACCACTCTGCCTGGCCACCGCATCGCTCGGATCACGCTGCATCATGACCGCAAGTGCGACAAGGCCAAGGGCGATCAAACCCGCACCAATGCCGGTTGCAGCCGCAATCGCCCCGAACTTCGCGGCAAGCCCGACATAGGCCGCCGCCAGCAAAAATCCGATACCGGTCAGAACGATCAGGCCGATCGCGGCAAAAGCCGCAAGCTTGATTGCCGCGGCTCTTGCCATCTCACCGATTGCGTCGGTCAGTTGGTCGATCATTTCTGCAACAGACGGCCGACCAGCATGCCGACACCAAATGTCAGGGCAACCGTTGTCAACGGGCGTTCACGCACCTGATCCACCGCGACTTCGCGCGCATGGTCAAACTGGTCACGTGCCTGGCCCGATACTTCACGGACACGTTCGGCTGCGGCCTGTGCCTTGGTTCTTGCGCTTTCGTTACCCATCGCCTTGAGCGTCTTGGTAACCTCCGAAAGATCCTTGCGCAGGGCATCAACATCAGCCTGCAGTTTGGCATTGTTGGCGGCAGTTTCAGTATTGGCAGCCATTTCGTGCTCCTGTCTTCATTGGGATATTCGTTTTCAACACCCCTTTAACGGCACAGGCACCCTCATGGTTCCCCAAAAGATTATGATCATTTCGGGGCAGGCCCGGCAAGACAGGGCGCAGGCTTTGCCGCACCTTTAAAAAACAGAACGGCCCGTCGTGGGAACGGGCCGTTCATCCCTTGCAGAAATCTGGGCGGATTACGGAGCGTGGGGCTCCGAACCATGCCGATCAGTAAGGCAAACCGACATAGTTTTCTGCAAGCGTCGTCAAACCTGCCTTGGATGACAGGATATATTCCAGTTCGGCGCGGCGGATGCGACCGTCAAAATCGTGATGGTCATCAAATGTGTGCAGCATCGATGTCATCCACCAGCTAAACCGCTCCGCCTTCCACACGCGCGCAAGTGCTGTATCGGAATAGGTCTCAAGCAAATCATCACGGTTGTTCTTGAATTTCCCGATCAAGGCTTCGGACAGGTAATGAACGTCACTCGCCGCAAGGTTAAGCCCCTTGGCCCCGGTCGGCGGCACGATATGCCCCGCATCGCCCGCCAGGAACAGACGCCCGTGGCTTAGCGGTTCGGCAACAAAGCTTCGAAGCGGTGCGATGCTTTTTTCAAACACCTCGCCCTCATTGACCAGTTCCGCATCGGCCTCGCCAAGGCGGACCCGAAGCTCGTTCCAGAACCGGTCATCGGACCAGTCTTCGATTTTCTCGCTGCTCGGCACCTGCACATAATGGCGCACAACACTCTCGGATCGCATCGAACAAAGCGCAAATCCCCGATCATGGCTGGCATAAATCAGCTCGTCCGCCACCGGCTTGGCCTTCGCCAGAACACCCAGCCAGCCAAACGGATAAACCTTTTCATAAGTCCTGAGTTTCGATGACGGCATCGTCTGCCGCCCAACCCCGTGGAACCCGTCACAGGCCGCAATATAATCACAGCTCAGTTCAACCGGATTGCCATCCTTGACATATCGAACACGCGGCTTGCTGGCATCAAAGTCATGCAGACTGACATCCTCCGCCTCGAACACGATCTCGCCGC is part of the Thalassospira lucentensis genome and harbors:
- the hpt gene encoding hypoxanthine phosphoribosyltransferase, whose amino-acid sequence is MADYDVKPLITADEIATQIDALAARINENFKDTEKLIVVGLLRGSFVFIADLARKLTVPVEVDFMVASSYGDSTESSRNVRIIKDLDGQIRGKDVLLVEDIIDTGYTLSEVVRLLKTRDPNRLEICTLLNKPSRREVEIPIHYCGFDIPDEFVVGYGIDYAQANRNLPFIGTVHFHGE
- the pobA gene encoding 4-hydroxybenzoate 3-monooxygenase, producing MHVPVAIIGCGPSGLLLSHLLHVQGIDSVILERKDRAYVEGRIRAGVLEMGTVGLMERVGVDARMKREGIIHGGIYISVNGKRQHVNIEELTGGATVMIYGQTEVTKDLIAARLDHGGEIVFEAEDVSLHDFDASKPRVRYVKDGNPVELSCDYIAACDGFHGVGRQTMPSSKLRTYEKVYPFGWLGVLAKAKPVADELIYASHDRGFALCSMRSESVVRHYVQVPSSEKIEDWSDDRFWNELRVRLGEADAELVNEGEVFEKSIAPLRSFVAEPLSHGRLFLAGDAGHIVPPTGAKGLNLAASDVHYLSEALIGKFKNNRDDLLETYSDTALARVWKAERFSWWMTSMLHTFDDHHDFDGRIRRAELEYILSSKAGLTTLAENYVGLPY
- a CDS encoding DUF3126 family protein yields the protein MTPTEIARVTDYLRRTFDNPKIAVDAPKRKGHPIEMRVGDEFVGVVHRDEDEGEVSYSLNIVILEEDLPPAP
- a CDS encoding exopolysaccharide biosynthesis protein, with the protein product MTRTDDPLPKDGARLSSIFDAMLNDDSGVVPAQGEANDISPDISLGALFDAMGEKSQGALIVLFALIACVPVPGPNAILTIPLAFLALQLVIGRKKLYLPDWMRRRRIGRRRLSGLYRHMRPRLIWLENRMSDRWQFFVPGPRMPVIGLICLVIAFIIAIPIPVPGANSIPALCLVVVGLGLILSDGVAIAAGILVGGVTATGIAGLTWYGVNALAA
- a CDS encoding glutathione S-transferase; the encoded protein is MSKQTACPVLYSFRRCPYAMRARMALLASGMDVELREVVLRDKPQSMIDASPKATVPVLILPDGSVIDESLEIMVWALAENDPEKWLEPESGTLEDMLALISQNDGPFKHHLDRYKYFNRYEDADPAEHRRDAEKILNRLDGRLAVGKYLFGTRPALADFAIAPFVRQFANTDRDAFDAAPFVHLQRWLDDFLNSRWFANAMVKYDQWHEGDEPVIFKAA
- a CDS encoding YqjD family protein, producing MAANTETAANNAKLQADVDALRKDLSEVTKTLKAMGNESARTKAQAAAERVREVSGQARDQFDHAREVAVDQVRERPLTTVALTFGVGMLVGRLLQK
- a CDS encoding oxidoreductase — protein: MTTNTNSKNILITGVSSGFGRAFATAAIAEGHHVIGTVRKQADLAAFTALSPAQTTGIILDVTDFDAIPGAIRQIETDIGPIDVLINNAGYGHEGLLEESPLAELEAQFRVNVFGAVAMIKAVLPHMRQRRRGHILNVTSMGGFITMPGISYYCGSKFALEGISETLASEVAGLGIHVTAIEPGSFRTDWAGRSMVRSDRSISDYDTLFDPIRDARQKKSGNQAGDPAKAAKAVMDILNVPNPPVHLLLGRDALGLVREKLDHLGREIATWEHLSTSTDYDA